The following coding sequences are from one Pasteurellaceae bacterium RH1A window:
- a CDS encoding maltodextrin phosphorylase, with translation MSFSQTFQTHFHQQLKAYCGERHLQPENLTANQWYQFIAQVSQGAILQDFPKSDPLAGGRHVNYLSMEFLVGRLLGNNLLSLEVYDFVKAELAKYGQSLVDVLEQETDPALGNGGLGRLAACYLDSMASLKQPATGYGLHYQYGLFKQAFGQAGEQQETGDSWGRDFFPQQAHRADFRQTVGFGGQVEQLEGDAYRWQPEWTVLGEAFDLPVVGYKGIQQPLRLWQGYSETAFDLARFSDGQYLASEASVIDATKLTKVLYPNDNHQEGKELRLMQQYFHVACSVADILKRHLALGRSLADLPKFEVIQLNDTHPTLAIPELMRVLLDQHGLSWDQAWAICSQTFAYTNHTLLPEALEQWDQGLVAKLLPRHLLIIERINHQLYEQVSAHFGPDQLDSIWDQVAVLKDHRLRMANLCVVGSFAVNGVAQIHSDLVVSDLFPAYNQLFPNRFHNVTNGVTPRRWIRQANPALSALLDKHIQGDWTKDLSLLKQIEPLAKNPEFQTAYQAIKAQNKQALATEIEQTLGLKVNPHAIFDVQIKRFHEYKRQHLNLLNIIATYQAIKANPDQAVTPRLFIFAGKAAPGYFMAKQIIQAINKVAQVINQDPDMQGKLQVAFLPNYSVSLAEKIIPAADVSEQISLAGKEASGTGNMKLALNGAITLGTLDGANVEIAEYAGQENVVIFGHTVESVRELREKGYVPRDYYEQDSTLKAAIDALADGTFSEGNLDLFAPLVDNLLNHDYFCVLADFASYRQAQERVASFYQNQTAWLEATILNTARLGVFSSDRSIQDYQARIWQR, from the coding sequence AGGGGCGATTTTGCAAGATTTCCCAAAATCTGACCCGCTTGCAGGCGGCCGCCATGTTAATTACCTTTCTATGGAATTCTTAGTCGGCCGTCTTTTAGGCAATAACCTCTTAAGCCTGGAAGTTTATGATTTTGTGAAGGCAGAGCTGGCCAAATACGGCCAATCCTTGGTGGATGTGCTGGAGCAAGAAACCGACCCAGCCCTGGGCAATGGCGGTTTGGGCCGTTTGGCCGCCTGTTATTTGGACTCCATGGCCAGCCTCAAACAGCCTGCCACAGGCTACGGCCTGCACTACCAATACGGCCTCTTTAAGCAGGCCTTTGGTCAGGCGGGCGAGCAGCAAGAAACTGGCGACAGCTGGGGACGGGACTTCTTCCCCCAACAGGCTCACCGTGCCGACTTCCGCCAAACAGTGGGCTTTGGCGGCCAGGTTGAGCAGCTTGAGGGCGATGCTTACCGCTGGCAGCCTGAATGGACTGTTTTAGGCGAGGCCTTTGATCTGCCTGTAGTTGGCTACAAGGGCATTCAGCAGCCCCTGCGTCTCTGGCAGGGCTATAGCGAAACCGCCTTTGACTTGGCTCGTTTCAGTGATGGCCAATATTTGGCTTCTGAAGCCTCGGTTATTGATGCCACCAAGCTCACCAAGGTGCTTTACCCTAACGACAACCACCAAGAGGGCAAGGAACTGCGCCTGATGCAGCAGTATTTCCATGTAGCCTGTTCGGTGGCCGATATTCTCAAACGCCACTTGGCCCTGGGCAGAAGCCTGGCAGACCTGCCTAAGTTTGAGGTTATCCAGCTTAACGATACCCACCCAACCCTAGCCATTCCAGAGCTCATGCGGGTTCTGTTAGACCAGCATGGCCTAAGCTGGGATCAGGCCTGGGCCATTTGTTCCCAAACCTTTGCCTACACCAACCACACCCTCCTTCCTGAAGCCCTGGAGCAATGGGATCAAGGTTTGGTGGCCAAGCTCCTGCCTCGTCACCTGCTCATCATTGAGCGGATTAACCACCAGCTTTATGAGCAGGTCAGCGCCCATTTTGGCCCAGACCAGCTAGACAGCATTTGGGATCAGGTAGCTGTCCTAAAAGATCACCGCCTGCGTATGGCCAACTTATGTGTGGTCGGTTCTTTTGCGGTGAATGGCGTGGCTCAAATCCATTCGGATTTAGTGGTTAGTGATCTCTTCCCAGCCTACAACCAGCTCTTCCCAAATCGTTTCCATAACGTGACCAATGGCGTGACCCCTCGCCGCTGGATTCGCCAGGCCAACCCAGCCTTGAGCGCCTTATTGGATAAGCATATCCAGGGCGACTGGACCAAGGATCTAAGCTTGCTCAAGCAAATCGAGCCGCTTGCAAAAAATCCTGAATTTCAAACCGCTTACCAGGCCATCAAGGCTCAAAATAAGCAGGCCTTGGCGACAGAAATTGAGCAAACCCTGGGGCTTAAGGTCAATCCTCATGCCATTTTTGATGTGCAGATCAAGCGCTTCCACGAATACAAGCGCCAGCACCTCAACCTGCTCAATATTATTGCGACCTACCAGGCCATCAAGGCCAATCCTGATCAAGCCGTAACGCCACGCCTCTTTATCTTTGCTGGCAAGGCGGCGCCTGGCTATTTTATGGCCAAGCAGATTATTCAGGCCATCAACAAGGTGGCCCAAGTTATTAACCAAGACCCTGATATGCAGGGCAAGTTGCAGGTGGCCTTCCTGCCTAACTATAGCGTGAGTTTGGCGGAGAAAATCATTCCTGCGGCGGATGTGTCTGAGCAGATTTCCCTGGCGGGCAAGGAAGCTTCTGGCACGGGCAATATGAAGTTGGCCTTAAACGGCGCCATTACTCTGGGTACGCTGGACGGCGCCAATGTGGAAATTGCTGAATACGCTGGCCAAGAAAATGTGGTGATTTTCGGCCATACGGTTGAAAGTGTGCGGGAATTGCGTGAAAAAGGCTATGTGCCACGGGATTATTATGAGCAAGATTCCACTCTAAAAGCAGCCATTGATGCCCTGGCTGACGGCACCTTCAGCGAGGGTAATCTAGACCTGTTTGCGCCTTTAGTCGATAATCTCCTCAACCACGACTATTTCTGCGTGTTGGCCGATTTCGCCAGCTACCGCCAGGCCCAAGAAAGGGTTGCAAGTTTCTACCAAAACCAAACCGCTTGGCTTGAAGCCACCATCCTCAACACGGCCCGTTTAGGTGTCTTTAGTTCAGACCGCTCTATTCAGGACTATCAGGCCAGAATTTGGCAGAGATAA
- a CDS encoding transcriptional regulator, translated as MSKYKSPANAAIHELMSDLHDIGLVDKVTMQQFDQACLTPVKSLEPSEIRQLRERENFSQSVFARYLNVSSNLVSEWERGVKKPSNTALKLLSLVQHKGIEAII; from the coding sequence ATGAGTAAATATAAAAGCCCTGCAAATGCAGCTATTCACGAGCTAATGAGTGATCTACACGATATTGGTTTAGTCGATAAGGTAACCATGCAACAATTTGATCAAGCCTGTTTAACCCCTGTTAAATCCCTTGAACCAAGTGAAATTCGTCAGCTGCGTGAACGAGAAAATTTTTCCCAATCCGTTTTCGCTCGTTATTTAAATGTAAGTAGTAACCTTGTTTCAGAATGGGAAAGAGGGGTTAAAAAACCTAGTAATACCGCATTAAAACTGCTTTCTCTTGTGCAACATAAGGGCATTGAAGCAATTATTTAA
- a CDS encoding transcriptional regulator: MQKKDWSRKRIVYELHERNITLHSLSVKSGLAPSTLKNALRVSYPKGEKIIAEAIGVPPQEIWATRYAERESRLCG; this comes from the coding sequence ATGCAGAAAAAAGATTGGAGCCGAAAACGCATTGTGTATGAGCTGCATGAGCGAAATATCACATTGCATTCGCTTTCTGTGAAATCGGGGCTTGCCCCCAGCACGCTGAAAAATGCACTACGGGTGAGTTACCCGAAAGGGGAGAAAATTATCGCTGAAGCCATTGGCGTGCCTCCGCAAGAAATCTGGGCAACACGCTATGCGGAACGGGAGAGCCGCTTATGTGGATAA
- a CDS encoding addiction module toxin RelE: MRIFKSKHFDKFARKEHISDKTLRKTIHDIENGLIDADLGSGVIKQRLPKHNRGKSKGYRSIIVYKCSQFSLFLYGFDKNDRTNITVEEEVNFKAAANHILSFSEEQIQQAIKSNIFIEVSNE; this comes from the coding sequence ATGAGAATTTTTAAATCCAAACATTTTGATAAATTTGCTCGTAAAGAACATATTTCTGATAAGACTTTACGCAAGACCATACACGATATTGAAAATGGCTTGATTGATGCTGATCTTGGTTCTGGCGTTATAAAACAGCGTTTACCTAAGCATAATCGAGGAAAATCAAAAGGTTATCGTTCAATCATTGTATATAAATGCAGTCAATTTAGCTTATTTTTGTATGGATTTGATAAAAATGATCGCACTAATATTACCGTGGAAGAAGAGGTAAATTTCAAAGCTGCTGCTAACCATATTCTTTCTTTTAGTGAAGAACAAATTCAACAAGCAATAAAGAGCAATATTTTTATTGAGGTATCTAATGAGTAA
- a CDS encoding transcriptional regulator encodes MATNEKIRTIREANQWSQEEMAAKMNMSTNGYAKIERGETKLNLHKLEQITNIFNIDILELIDSGKSGVVLINENGDHSANYYGNSDNLTLEIEKLKLMLAHSQQTVQQKEDEIAALKEIIALLKER; translated from the coding sequence ATGGCAACAAATGAAAAAATCAGGACTATCCGGGAGGCCAACCAGTGGTCGCAAGAGGAAATGGCAGCTAAAATGAATATGTCCACCAATGGCTATGCCAAGATCGAGCGGGGCGAAACCAAATTAAATTTGCATAAATTAGAACAAATCACCAATATTTTTAATATTGATATTTTGGAGCTGATCGACAGTGGCAAAAGTGGCGTGGTCCTTATCAATGAAAATGGCGATCATTCCGCCAACTACTACGGCAACAGTGATAATCTAACCCTTGAAATTGAGAAGTTAAAATTAATGCTGGCCCATTCGCAGCAGACGGTGCAACAAAAGGAAGATGAGATTGCTGCTTTGAAGGAGATTATTGCTTTGTTGAAGGAGCGATAA